AATGCCTGTGGAAGTCCCTTGACACCTTCATATCTGCTTTCACCTCCAATATCTATGGATAAAACCCATGTTCTTAGGAATGAATCTCCTCTTCGCATTACTCCAATTAATGCACTGAGCCCATACCTAACTAGATGGAAGATTAAGGCTAGGGTGACTGCAAAGAGTGATCTTAGGCACTTCACGAATGCCAAAGGTACTGGAAAAGTATTCTCCTTTGATCTTGTTGATGCAGAGGGTGGAGAAGTTCGTGCAACATGCTTCAATTTGCAGGCTGAGCAGTATTTTGATCTAATTGAGGTGGATAAGGTGTACTTGATATCTGAGGGGCCACTGAAACCAGCACAGAAGAAGTTTAACCCTTTGAATAATGATAATGAAATATTTGTGGATCACAGAACCTCTATAGAGATATGCTCTAGTGGTGATGACAGCATCCCTAAGCTGCAGTACAATTTCCAACAGATCAGTGAACTTGAGAATATGGGAAGTGGTGCTATTGTGGATTTGGTTGGGATTGTTATGTCAATTGGGCCTTCAGCTGTAATAGTGCGAAGGGATGGCGCCGAAACCCAGAAAAGAACTCTTCGACTGAAAGACATGTCTGGTCGGAGCATGGAAATAATCTTCTGGGGCAAATTCTGTGATGCTGAAGGACAGCAACTGCAGTTACTGTGTGATTCTGGTTCAAACCCTATACTAGCTCTGAAAGGTGGCCGCATCAATGATTTCAATGGCAAATCTGTGGTCACAATCAGCTCAACCCAGTTAAAAGTAAACCCAGACTTGCCAGTGACTGAAAGGCTGAAGCAGTGGTACATGGCTGGAGGAAAGATTGCTCCTTGCGTTTCTTTGTCTCAGGATATATCACGCATAAGCAGAACCTATGCGCTGAAAACAATTTCCCAGATCAAGGATGAGAACCTGGGGCGATCAGATAAGCCTGATTTTATCACTGTCAGGGCTGTAATCTCACATGTGAGGGATGATAACTTCTGTTATCCAGCTTGCACCTTGGAGTTTAATGGTAAGCGATGCTACAAAAAGGTGACAAGAAATGGTGATTGGACATGGTATTGTGGTAGATGCAATGAGAGCTTTGAAAACTGTGAGTACAGGTACTTGCTTATGTGTCAGATCATGGATCACACCGGCTCTACTTTTGCTACTGCGTTCCAAGAGGCTGGTGAGGCAATAGTTGGCTACACAGCTCATGAACTTTTCATCATTCGGAATGTATTTCAAGATGAGGCGCGGTTCACAGAAATCATGGAAGCGGTCCTTTGGCGCAAATGCCTATTCAAACTGAGAATCAAGGAGGAAACCTTTAATGGTGAGCAGCAcgtgaaatccaacattgttgGTGTCGAAAAGTTGGATGCGTTGGATGTGAGCCATCATCTCTTGAAAGAGATTGACAACCGTTTGAATGGCCTTTCATGCTCTGCTCCCGAGGACGCTTCGTCCAACAACCCAAATGTTGGTGCTGCCAGTTTGGGAGCCGGACAGGGCTTGCAGACCTCCAGTCATGCCTATGATGGCTATACCACTGGTATGGGTGGTTCAGGTCCAGTCTGTCAGTAATCAGGGAGGCTGATGGCCTGTGTTTTGTATGCAATCAGCCTGAGCACTGGGCTATGAAGTATGAACTGTCCTGTCCGAGCTACTTGGCCGGCTGTTAAACACCTGCCAGATGAAGTGGCTCTATGCAGTTTGCTTTTGCTTTAGCACCTACTCTATAATGTGCAGTAGTTATATTTGCGAGCACCAAGTTATGTCCCGGGAACGCAGTATGTCCTCGGCAAGCTTGCGTTACTCTGCAACCTATGTTTGTAAGCACTTCAATGGGCTAGCTTTTAGTTAATGTTATGTTCTAGAGTAGACTGTTTGTTCAGTTCATCGACGGTTTGGTGATATCATGGTTTTTCTTCAGCATGTGAAGTGTTCAGGCGGTTAACTTTTGTTTCCCCTAAAGAGTAAAGAGCAGTTGTTCAGGTGTAGAAACAACAGGAAGACTGCACAAAGGCTGCTTAGGTTGTTAACAGGTGCTGGAAACACGCATGACATTCCCGTTCATGTTGTGTAGATGTCATTTGGATTAACAGCTGCCCGTGTGCTCCGATCCTACTTTGACACGCTTCATCATAGCACAGCAAGCAACCATGTTGGCTTCAGATTTTGACAGCAACCACACTGCCACAACTTCACGCACAGCGGGTTAGCTCACCAGCTCAACAAGCTGATGCATCTGGGACCTGCAGGGAGCCTGAAATATCACGT
The nucleotide sequence above comes from Panicum virgatum strain AP13 chromosome 3K, P.virgatum_v5, whole genome shotgun sequence. Encoded proteins:
- the LOC120697206 gene encoding replication protein A 70 kDa DNA-binding subunit C-like, with protein sequence MEVDLSHGAVAALSRHDHEAEGLRPVLQVAGAPRLVGSSPAAAKYCLVLSDGAHLLQGVLATSLNHLVADGALRRGSVVRVVDYVCSCIRNQRVIVVIQLEILQSERALIGSPTSEANATQLNVVSCSSSLGNEPCFIQGVQAQQAVNISSCYPGQGWLYSSLPLRAEHALSNLPFGGCYGSMPAQNTVAAKMQQLSLNNDHQNQTFDAAMTNRAFGSPGNACGSPLTPSYLLSPPISMDKTHVLRNESPLRITPINALSPYLTRWKIKARVTAKSDLRHFTNAKGTGKVFSFDLVDAEGGEVRATCFNLQAEQYFDLIEVDKVYLISEGPLKPAQKKFNPLNNDNEIFVDHRTSIEICSSGDDSIPKLQYNFQQISELENMGSGAIVDLVGIVMSIGPSAVIVRRDGAETQKRTLRLKDMSGRSMEIIFWGKFCDAEGQQLQLLCDSGSNPILALKGGRINDFNGKSVVTISSTQLKVNPDLPVTERLKQWYMAGGKIAPCVSLSQDISRISRTYALKTISQIKDENLGRSDKPDFITVRAVISHVRDDNFCYPACTLEFNGKRCYKKVTRNGDWTWYCGRCNESFENCEYRYLLMCQIMDHTGSTFATAFQEAGEAIVGYTAHELFIIRNVFQDEARFTEIMEAVLWRKCLFKLRIKEETFNGEQHVKSNIVGVEKLDALDVSHHLLKEIDNRLNGLSCSAPEDASSNNPNVGAASLGAGQGLQTSSHAYDGYTTGMGGSGPVCQ